One genomic region from Pseudomonadota bacterium encodes:
- a CDS encoding universal stress protein, producing the protein MEAINRILVVLDPYTAPTSKAQPAMDTGITLAREIGAELHFGLVQYNNQLTGKSSAMAQARETFMQTWREWLADCISKLDTDGVAQVQAHLEWDHPWHDGILRQAMKLEADLVIKDIHHHPRWGKSMFTNTDWHLVRECPTALLMLKSGHWHKPPRILAAVDPMHERDKPAALDHRIVDHAKLLRDAIAGELSVFHAFQPVLNRIPVEAGGIPLDLPIEQDAKAIESAHREALDALLANRECEAEEVILETGSPADTLIARIEDHSIDLVVMGAIARGALKRLFLGSTAERVFGELSADLLVVKPADFECPVDLH; encoded by the coding sequence ATGGAAGCGATTAATCGCATACTTGTGGTACTCGACCCGTACACAGCGCCGACAAGCAAAGCGCAACCGGCTATGGATACGGGAATCACCCTGGCGCGGGAGATTGGGGCGGAACTGCACTTCGGCCTCGTGCAGTACAACAACCAGCTCACTGGTAAGTCCTCAGCCATGGCGCAGGCTCGTGAGACATTCATGCAAACCTGGCGGGAGTGGCTTGCAGATTGCATAAGCAAGCTCGACACCGATGGCGTTGCGCAGGTACAGGCGCATCTAGAATGGGACCATCCCTGGCACGACGGCATTTTGCGCCAGGCGATGAAGCTCGAGGCAGACCTGGTGATCAAGGACATTCACCACCACCCTCGCTGGGGTAAGTCGATGTTTACCAACACCGACTGGCACCTCGTGCGCGAATGCCCGACGGCATTACTCATGCTGAAGAGCGGGCACTGGCACAAACCGCCCAGAATCCTCGCGGCTGTGGACCCGATGCACGAGCGGGACAAGCCTGCCGCCCTCGATCACCGCATCGTCGATCATGCGAAGCTACTGCGTGATGCTATCGCGGGTGAGCTCAGCGTCTTCCATGCCTTCCAACCGGTACTCAATCGCATCCCCGTCGAGGCCGGCGGCATACCTCTCGATCTGCCGATCGAGCAAGATGCCAAAGCTATCGAAAGCGCTCACCGCGAAGCGCTGGACGCGCTGCTAGCAAACCGCGAGTGCGAAGCGGAAGAGGTTATCTTGGAAACCGGCTCGCCGGCTGACACCCTGATCGCCCGCATCGAAGACCATTCGATCGATCTGGTGGTGATGGGCGCGATCGCTCGGGGGGCCTTGAAGCGCCTCTTTCTCGGCAGCACGGCCGAGCGGGTGTTCGGCGAATTGAGCGCAGATCTGTTGGTGGTCAAACCTGCCGACTTCGAGTGCCCGGTCGATTTGCACTGA
- a CDS encoding type II toxin-antitoxin system VapC family toxin — MYLLDLRICTQLLKHPTGAARRRLLSCKPEDVRLCSVVQGELLYAARRARNSSLAEDNLQLLATFFAPIESLEYCEAAAAEYGLMRAEVERRGLTLNAVEVMTCAIARVNDAALVTFDATQTFQRVPGVRFEDWRQYEEN, encoded by the coding sequence ATGTATCTCCTCGACCTGCGGATCTGTACCCAGCTGCTGAAGCACCCGACGGGCGCGGCGCGTCGACGCCTACTCTCTTGCAAGCCAGAGGACGTCCGCCTTTGCAGCGTCGTTCAGGGCGAGCTGCTCTATGCGGCCCGTCGGGCTCGCAACAGCTCTCTGGCCGAGGATAATCTGCAGCTACTCGCCACGTTCTTCGCGCCGATCGAGTCGCTCGAGTACTGTGAGGCGGCGGCGGCGGAGTATGGCCTGATGCGAGCCGAGGTGGAGCGCCGAGGGCTGACGCTGAATGCCGTTGAGGTCATGACCTGCGCGATCGCCCGGGTCAACGACGCGGCCCTAGTCACCTTCGATGCGACTCAGACGTTCCAGCGTGTCCCCGGCGTTCGGTTTGAGGATTGGCGCCAATACGAGGAGAACTAG
- a CDS encoding FAD-binding domain-containing protein, which yields MTAPGSSAHEIRIQAAGRGEALAMQDDSTPQVVWFKRDLRIHDHRPLTEATRSGGPVLPLYVCEPEQWLQADRSARHVAVTSQALSDLDAQLRRLGSRLIVYPGETLPALQRLREHLGTFVLWAHEETGNGWTYQRDLSVIEWCREHHIPFCEHPQFGVTRVLGQRDGWAGRWNRQMAESLTAPPRRLPALSIPSGFRGIEAFTERAEVLPEAMQRVGRRVAVGDLESFLRGRAEGYRKHMSSPRTAERGGSRLSVHLSLGTLAMREVWQATTHRRRQLLAKPPERRGTLDEDLKAFEGRLHWHCHFIQKLESSPAIEFHNMSASVDGLREEAEPDEARLRAWREGLTGYPYLDACMRYLNCTGWLNFRARAMLMSFAAYDLWLHWREPALHLARLFLDYEPGIHYSQVQMQSGTTGINTLRISNPVKQGQDHDPEGEFIGRWVPELAGLPGPARHTPWTASPIEQASAGVVLGRDYPHRVVDHVEAARAAQVAIRARRREPQARAEAATIHQRHGSRRRRN from the coding sequence ATGACCGCCCCCGGCAGCAGCGCGCACGAGATCCGAATCCAGGCGGCGGGCAGGGGCGAAGCGCTAGCCATGCAGGATGACTCAACTCCCCAGGTGGTCTGGTTCAAGCGCGATCTGAGAATCCACGATCACCGCCCTCTCACCGAGGCAACGCGGTCGGGCGGGCCTGTACTCCCGCTCTATGTCTGCGAGCCCGAGCAATGGCTTCAAGCCGATCGCTCTGCACGGCACGTGGCGGTGACTTCGCAGGCCCTAAGTGACCTCGACGCGCAGCTGCGCCGGCTTGGATCACGTCTGATTGTCTATCCTGGCGAAACCTTGCCCGCGTTGCAGCGGCTTCGCGAGCATCTCGGCACCTTCGTCCTGTGGGCTCACGAGGAGACTGGGAACGGATGGACCTACCAGCGCGATCTGTCGGTCATCGAATGGTGTCGTGAGCACCATATCCCTTTCTGCGAGCATCCACAGTTCGGAGTGACGCGGGTGCTAGGCCAGCGTGACGGTTGGGCGGGGCGCTGGAATCGTCAGATGGCCGAGTCCCTCACGGCGCCGCCGCGGCGCTTGCCTGCGCTGTCCATACCGTCTGGTTTTCGCGGCATCGAGGCCTTTACGGAACGCGCCGAGGTGCTGCCTGAGGCTATGCAGCGGGTGGGCAGGCGGGTGGCGGTAGGAGACCTCGAGTCCTTCCTGCGCGGTCGGGCTGAGGGCTATCGCAAGCACATGTCGAGCCCGCGCACCGCCGAACGTGGCGGATCGCGCCTGAGCGTGCACCTGAGCCTCGGTACGCTCGCGATGCGCGAGGTCTGGCAGGCCACGACTCATCGGCGCCGCCAGCTGCTGGCAAAACCCCCCGAGCGTCGCGGCACCCTGGATGAGGATCTAAAGGCCTTCGAGGGTCGCCTCCACTGGCATTGCCACTTCATTCAAAAGCTCGAATCCTCACCGGCGATTGAATTTCATAACATGTCCGCGAGCGTCGATGGGCTTCGCGAGGAGGCCGAGCCCGACGAAGCTCGCTTGCGAGCCTGGCGCGAGGGTCTGACGGGCTATCCCTACCTCGACGCCTGCATGCGGTATCTGAACTGCACCGGCTGGCTCAACTTTCGTGCTCGCGCGATGCTCATGTCTTTTGCCGCGTACGATCTTTGGCTGCACTGGCGTGAACCCGCCCTGCACCTCGCTAGGCTGTTCCTCGACTACGAGCCCGGCATCCACTACTCACAGGTGCAGATGCAGTCTGGAACCACCGGCATCAATACCCTTCGCATCTCCAACCCGGTGAAGCAGGGCCAGGACCACGATCCTGAGGGCGAGTTCATCGGTCGCTGGGTACCCGAGCTGGCAGGCCTTCCCGGCCCGGCCCGCCACACCCCCTGGACTGCCTCGCCGATCGAGCAGGCGTCGGCAGGTGTCGTGTTGGGCAGAGACTATCCCCACCGGGTGGTGGATCACGTGGAGGCTGCGCGGGCTGCGCAGGTGGCGATCCGTGCGCGTCGCCGCGAGCCCCAGGCGCGGGCCGAGGCGGCCACCATCCACCAGCGCCATGGCAGCCGTAGGCGGCGAAACTAG